The proteins below come from a single Burkholderia humptydooensis genomic window:
- the kdpC gene encoding potassium-transporting ATPase subunit KdpC yields the protein MKSLFRPLIVVFVVLAAVTGLAYPAVMTVFGQAVFPSQANGSLVEKGGKVVGSALIGQQFDAPQYFWGRLSATSPMPYNATGSGGSNLGPLNPSLKDQVKGRLDALKAAGTDLSQPVPVDLVTASASGIDPEISPAAADYQVARVAHARKLPEADVRRLVADNTAGRQFGVLGEPRVNVLKLNLALDAAQTAH from the coding sequence ATGAAATCACTGTTTCGTCCGCTCATCGTCGTGTTCGTCGTGCTGGCCGCCGTCACGGGGCTCGCGTATCCGGCCGTGATGACGGTCTTCGGGCAGGCCGTGTTCCCGTCGCAGGCGAACGGCAGCCTCGTCGAGAAGGGCGGCAAGGTCGTCGGCTCCGCGCTGATCGGCCAGCAGTTCGACGCGCCGCAGTACTTCTGGGGCCGCCTGTCGGCGACGAGCCCGATGCCGTACAACGCGACGGGCTCGGGCGGCTCGAATCTCGGGCCGCTGAACCCTTCGCTGAAGGATCAGGTGAAGGGCCGCCTCGACGCGCTGAAGGCGGCGGGCACCGATCTGTCGCAGCCCGTGCCCGTCGATCTGGTGACGGCGTCGGCGAGCGGCATCGATCCGGAGATCAGCCCCGCCGCGGCCGACTATCAGGTCGCGCGCGTCGCGCATGCGCGCAAGCTGCCGGAGGCCGACGTGCGCCGCCTCGTCGCCGACAATACGGCGGGCCGCCAGTTCGGCGTGCTCGGCGAGCCGCGCGTGAACGTGCTGAAGCTCAATCTCGCGCTCGACGCCGCGCAGACCGCGCATTGA
- the kdpB gene encoding potassium-transporting ATPase subunit KdpB, with amino-acid sequence MTQHSATRSMFDPVLVRPAIVDSFKKLTPRTQLRNPVMFCVYVGSILTTILWIAALMGQAEAPAGFILAVALWLWFTVLFANFAEALAEGRSKAQAASLRSAKKDVMAKKLNEPHPKSPVRIMTASDLRRGDVVLIEAGDTIPADGEVIEGVASVDESAITGESAPVIRESGGDFSSVTGGTRVLSDWIVARVTANPGEAFLDRMIAMVEGAKRKKTPNEIALTILLVALTIVMLLATATLLPFSMFSVDAMKAGHVVTITALVALLVCLIPTTIGGLLSAIGVAGMSRMMQANVIATSGRAVEAAGDVDVLLLDKTGTITLGNRQASAFLPAPDVTEVMLADAAQLSSLADETPEGRSIVVLAKERFNIRQRDMGALHAVFLSFSAQTRMSGVDLSPTGTSAGAPDREIRKGAADAVKKYVESHGGRFPAEVSSAVTDVARRGSTPLVVAEKRGEAARVLGVIELKDIVKGGIKERFAELRKMGIKTVMVTGDNRLTAAAIAAEAGVDDFLAEATPETKLSTIREHQAAGRLVAMTGDGTNDAPALAQADVAVAMNTGTQAAKEAGNMVDLDSNPTKLIEIVEIGKQMLMTRGSLTTFSIANDIAKYFAIIPAAFATTYPQLNALNVMRLATPASAIMSAVIFNALIIVLLIPLALKGVKYRPLGAAALLRRNLFVYGLGGILVPFVGIKLIDVVLAALGWV; translated from the coding sequence ATGACTCAACATTCCGCTACGCGATCGATGTTCGACCCGGTGCTCGTGCGCCCGGCGATCGTCGATTCGTTCAAGAAACTCACGCCGCGCACGCAGTTGCGCAACCCGGTGATGTTCTGCGTGTACGTCGGCAGCATCCTGACGACGATCCTCTGGATCGCCGCGCTGATGGGGCAGGCCGAGGCGCCCGCGGGCTTCATTCTCGCGGTCGCGCTGTGGCTGTGGTTCACGGTGCTGTTCGCGAACTTCGCCGAGGCGCTCGCCGAGGGCCGCTCGAAGGCGCAGGCCGCGTCGCTTCGCAGCGCGAAGAAGGACGTGATGGCCAAGAAGCTCAACGAGCCGCATCCGAAGTCGCCCGTGCGCATCATGACGGCGTCGGACCTGCGCCGCGGCGACGTCGTGCTTATCGAGGCGGGCGACACGATTCCCGCCGACGGCGAGGTGATCGAAGGCGTCGCGTCGGTCGACGAATCGGCGATCACCGGCGAATCGGCGCCCGTGATCCGCGAATCGGGCGGCGACTTCTCGTCGGTGACGGGCGGCACGCGCGTGCTGTCCGACTGGATTGTCGCCAGGGTGACGGCGAACCCCGGCGAGGCGTTCCTCGACCGGATGATCGCGATGGTCGAAGGCGCGAAGCGCAAGAAGACGCCCAACGAGATCGCGCTCACGATCCTGCTCGTCGCGCTGACGATCGTGATGCTGCTCGCCACCGCGACGCTGCTGCCGTTCTCGATGTTCTCGGTCGACGCGATGAAGGCGGGCCACGTCGTGACGATCACCGCGCTCGTCGCGCTGCTCGTGTGCCTGATCCCGACGACGATCGGCGGCCTGCTGTCCGCGATCGGCGTCGCGGGCATGAGCCGGATGATGCAGGCGAACGTGATCGCGACGTCGGGCCGCGCGGTGGAAGCGGCGGGCGACGTCGACGTGCTGCTGCTCGACAAGACGGGCACGATCACGCTCGGCAACCGGCAGGCGTCGGCGTTCCTGCCCGCGCCCGACGTGACGGAGGTGATGCTCGCCGACGCCGCGCAACTGTCGTCGCTCGCCGACGAGACGCCGGAAGGCCGCAGCATCGTCGTGCTCGCGAAGGAGCGCTTCAACATTCGCCAGCGCGACATGGGCGCGCTGCACGCGGTGTTCCTGTCGTTCTCCGCGCAGACGCGCATGAGCGGCGTCGACCTGTCCCCCACGGGGACTTCCGCCGGGGCGCCGGACCGTGAAATCAGGAAGGGCGCGGCCGATGCGGTGAAGAAGTACGTCGAGAGCCACGGCGGACGCTTCCCGGCCGAGGTGTCGAGCGCGGTGACGGACGTCGCGCGCCGCGGCAGCACGCCGCTCGTCGTCGCCGAGAAGCGGGGCGAGGCCGCGCGCGTGCTCGGCGTGATCGAGCTGAAGGACATCGTGAAGGGCGGCATCAAGGAGCGCTTCGCGGAGCTGCGCAAGATGGGCATCAAGACCGTGATGGTGACGGGCGACAACCGGCTCACCGCCGCGGCGATCGCGGCGGAAGCGGGCGTCGACGATTTCCTCGCGGAAGCGACGCCCGAGACGAAGCTCTCGACGATCCGCGAGCACCAGGCGGCGGGCCGGCTCGTCGCGATGACGGGCGACGGCACGAACGACGCGCCGGCGCTCGCGCAGGCCGACGTCGCCGTCGCGATGAACACCGGTACGCAGGCCGCGAAGGAAGCGGGCAACATGGTCGACCTCGACTCGAATCCGACCAAGCTGATCGAGATCGTCGAGATCGGCAAGCAGATGCTGATGACGCGCGGCTCGCTCACGACGTTCTCGATCGCGAACGACATCGCGAAATACTTCGCGATCATCCCGGCAGCGTTCGCGACCACGTATCCGCAACTGAACGCGCTGAACGTGATGCGTCTCGCAACGCCCGCGTCGGCGATCATGTCGGCCGTGATCTTCAACGCGCTGATCATCGTGCTGCTGATTCCGCTTGCGCTGAAGGGCGTGAAGTACCGTCCGCTCGGCGCCGCGGCGCTGCTGCGCCGCAATCTGTTCGTCTACGGGCTGGGCGGGATTCTCGTGCCGTTCGTCGGCATCAAGCTGATCGACGTGGTGCTCGCCGCGCTCGGCTGGGTTTAA